One genomic segment of Gossypium arboreum isolate Shixiya-1 chromosome 3, ASM2569848v2, whole genome shotgun sequence includes these proteins:
- the LOC108482098 gene encoding NAC domain-containing protein 2-like isoform X1, whose product METKTSSDLPPGFRFHPTDEELITFYLKNQAKSKPCPVSIIPEVDIYKFDPWQLPDKAEFGEKEWYFFSPRDRKYPNGVRPNRATVSGYWKATGTDKAIYSGSKYVGVKKALVFYKGKPPKGLKTDWIMHEYRLNDSRKQITKQNGSMRLDDWVLCRIYKKKNPGGRGLDQQVEESNAPIHMTQCSNDASETQQMLKFPRTNSSVPQLLELDYMGPISQLLGENTYNSSFDYFPNTIDSNTTGDHVEKLQLQEIPYQYTDSGKLQVNESGFLNQQVYMNPMLYQFQ is encoded by the exons ATGGAAACAAAAACCAGCTCTGACCTTCCTCCAGGTTTCAGATTCCACCCTACAGATGAAGAATTGATCACCTTCTACCTTAAAAACCAGGCCAAATCAAAGCCATGCCCTGTTTCAATTATCCCAGAGGTTGATATCTACAAATTTGATCCATGGCAATTGCCTG ATAAAGCAGAGTTTGGTGAAAAGGAATGGTACTTCTTTAGCCCTCGAGATAGGAAGTACCCGAATGGGGTTCGACCGAATAGGGCGACGGTGTCAGGGTATTGGAAGGCTACGGGCACGGACAAAGCCATTTATAGTGGTTCCAAATATGTTGGAGTGAAGAAAGCTCTTGTGTTCTACAAGGGCAAGCCACCAAAGGGACTCAAGACTGACTGGATTATGCATGAATATCGGTTAAATGATTCACGTAAACAAATCACCAAGCAAAATGGATCCATGAGA CTGGATGATTGGGTCCTCTGCAGAATCTACAAGAAGAAGAACCCAGGGGGAAGAGGTTTGGATCAACAAGTGGAAGAATCAAATGCCCCAATTCACATGACACAGTGTTCCAATGATGCTAGTGAAACCCAACAAATGTTGAAATTCCCAAGGACAAATAGTTCGGTTCCTCAACTACTGGAATTGGATTACATGGGTCCAATTTCCCAACTTTTGGGTGAAAATACATACAATTCCAGCTTTGACTATTTCCCTAACACCATAGACAGTAATACCACAGGTGACCATGTTGAGAAACTTCAGCTACAAGAAATACCTTACCAATACACTGATTCAGGGAAGCTTCAAGTGAATGAGAGTGGGTTCTTAAACCAGCAAGTATATATGAATCCCATGCTGTATCAATTTCAGTAA
- the LOC108482098 gene encoding NAC domain-containing protein 2-like isoform X2, which translates to MPCFNYPRDKAEFGEKEWYFFSPRDRKYPNGVRPNRATVSGYWKATGTDKAIYSGSKYVGVKKALVFYKGKPPKGLKTDWIMHEYRLNDSRKQITKQNGSMRLDDWVLCRIYKKKNPGGRGLDQQVEESNAPIHMTQCSNDASETQQMLKFPRTNSSVPQLLELDYMGPISQLLGENTYNSSFDYFPNTIDSNTTGDHVEKLQLQEIPYQYTDSGKLQVNESGFLNQQVYMNPMLYQFQ; encoded by the exons ATGCCCTGTTTCAATTATCCCAGAG ATAAAGCAGAGTTTGGTGAAAAGGAATGGTACTTCTTTAGCCCTCGAGATAGGAAGTACCCGAATGGGGTTCGACCGAATAGGGCGACGGTGTCAGGGTATTGGAAGGCTACGGGCACGGACAAAGCCATTTATAGTGGTTCCAAATATGTTGGAGTGAAGAAAGCTCTTGTGTTCTACAAGGGCAAGCCACCAAAGGGACTCAAGACTGACTGGATTATGCATGAATATCGGTTAAATGATTCACGTAAACAAATCACCAAGCAAAATGGATCCATGAGA CTGGATGATTGGGTCCTCTGCAGAATCTACAAGAAGAAGAACCCAGGGGGAAGAGGTTTGGATCAACAAGTGGAAGAATCAAATGCCCCAATTCACATGACACAGTGTTCCAATGATGCTAGTGAAACCCAACAAATGTTGAAATTCCCAAGGACAAATAGTTCGGTTCCTCAACTACTGGAATTGGATTACATGGGTCCAATTTCCCAACTTTTGGGTGAAAATACATACAATTCCAGCTTTGACTATTTCCCTAACACCATAGACAGTAATACCACAGGTGACCATGTTGAGAAACTTCAGCTACAAGAAATACCTTACCAATACACTGATTCAGGGAAGCTTCAAGTGAATGAGAGTGGGTTCTTAAACCAGCAAGTATATATGAATCCCATGCTGTATCAATTTCAGTAA